From one Thermomicrobiales bacterium genomic stretch:
- a CDS encoding DUF1592 domain-containing protein: MALEQLAVDEGVPFDNDIALQHASGVLVEGADAIAEAVAAWVMTQPAVKARLYGCQPTGAKDAACFRTFVERFGRRAFRRPLTEAGDRLAPSAPRGRAWKTTPSTAARPSRCAPCSPHPSLLYRFEAGASVDAAGEVTLTAFEIAARLSFLLQGTTPDDALLDAAAKGELEELAPRTAAAERLLGTPEAKARLQRFHAMWLGYSRLTETEALARSMRAESDALVGATLFEGSRDYARSRF, from the coding sequence GTGGCCCTCGAGCAACTCGCCGTGGACGAGGGCGTGCCCTTCGACAACGACATCGCGTTGCAGCACGCGAGCGGCGTGCTCGTCGAGGGCGCTGACGCCATCGCCGAAGCCGTGGCGGCGTGGGTCATGACCCAGCCGGCGGTCAAGGCGCGCCTCTACGGGTGTCAGCCGACGGGCGCCAAAGACGCCGCCTGCTTCCGCACCTTCGTCGAGCGCTTCGGTCGGCGCGCCTTTCGCCGGCCGCTCACGGAAGCCGGAGATCGTCTCGCTCCTTCCGCTCCACGCGGGCGAGCGTGGAAGACAACGCCTTCGACAGCGGCGCGGCCCTCGCGCTGCGCGCCATGCTCTCCCCATCCGTCGCTGCTCTATCGCTTCGAAGCCGGCGCGAGCGTGGACGCCGCCGGTGAGGTCACGCTCACGGCCTTCGAGATCGCCGCGCGCCTCTCGTTTCTCTTGCAGGGCACGACGCCCGACGACGCGCTCCTCGACGCCGCCGCGAAGGGCGAGTTGGAAGAGCTCGCGCCGCGCACGGCGGCCGCCGAGCGACTCCTCGGGACGCCGGAGGCGAAGGCGCGCCTCCAGCGGTTCCACGCCATGTGGCTCGGCTACAGCCGGCTCACGGAGACCGAAGCCCTCGCGCGTTCGATGCGCGCCGAGTCCGACGCGCTCGTCGGCGCCACGCTCTTCGAGGGCAGCCGCGACTACGCGCGGAGCCGTTTCTGA
- a CDS encoding DUF1588 domain-containing protein, with product MLSHGAVLSYGSKNGDTSPTRRGIFIRTRLMCQAIPPPPPTVNADQGPKGTTPNACKTDRYKEHASGSCAGCHQSIDPVGFGLERYDALGRYRTHDDGRPECAVSGQGELSGASGGGAFQGPAALGELVLNSGKFEECVAEKLYTFALGRELRPEDFAMIKKIGPAFAGDGRHFVTLVRELVSDYTFTHRREEK from the coding sequence ATCCTCTCGCACGGGGCTGTGCTCTCCTACGGCAGCAAGAACGGCGACACGAGCCCGACGCGCCGCGGAATCTTCATTCGCACGCGCCTCATGTGCCAGGCGATTCCGCCGCCGCCGCCGACGGTGAACGCGGATCAAGGGCCGAAGGGAACGACGCCCAACGCGTGCAAGACCGACCGCTACAAGGAGCACGCGTCGGGGAGCTGCGCCGGGTGTCACCAATCCATCGACCCCGTCGGCTTCGGTCTCGAGCGCTACGACGCTCTCGGGCGTTACCGGACCCACGATGACGGCCGCCCCGAATGCGCCGTGTCTGGGCAGGGCGAGCTGTCGGGCGCGAGCGGAGGCGGAGCGTTTCAGGGGCCCGCGGCGCTCGGCGAGTTGGTCCTCAACTCGGGCAAGTTCGAGGAGTGCGTCGCCGAGAAGCTCTACACGTTCGCGCTCGGTCGTGAGCTTAGGCCGGAGGACTTCGCCATGATCAAGAAGATTGGCCCGGCCTTCGCCGGCGATGGCCGGCACTTCGTCACGCTCGTTCGCGAACTCGTCAGCGACTACACGTTCACGCACCGTCGGGAGGAGAAGTGA
- a CDS encoding DUF1552 domain-containing protein — MKKLELSRRAVLRGVGGFALALPALDVMLDAKPAYAQGAPVKRYVVMTSGQSTGQDSGQNAAPSLYVPATVGALKAAELRPAVAGLADIVDQFSIVSGLQIPSVGLDGYGSVPVAGKVQATHDSTLSPLLAGKAHSNGSYGANGATSDYLVAQQLGASSVYKQLVYRVQLDEFNGHYAEISYAAANKPVNNSVADPALAWQSLFGSFVPPAPPAGGGGGGGGGGGTPVGGGGPSAADLALQQKNLRST; from the coding sequence ATGAAGAAGCTTGAGCTCAGTCGCAGGGCCGTCCTCCGCGGAGTCGGTGGCTTCGCCTTGGCGCTTCCCGCGCTCGACGTCATGCTCGACGCGAAGCCCGCCTACGCCCAAGGCGCACCGGTGAAGCGTTACGTCGTGATGACCTCGGGCCAGTCGACGGGGCAGGACTCGGGGCAGAACGCGGCGCCTAGCCTCTACGTGCCGGCGACCGTCGGCGCCCTCAAGGCCGCCGAGCTTCGGCCCGCCGTCGCCGGCCTCGCGGACATCGTCGATCAGTTCAGCATCGTGTCGGGCCTCCAGATTCCGTCGGTCGGGCTCGACGGCTACGGCTCGGTACCCGTCGCGGGGAAGGTGCAGGCTACGCACGACAGCACGCTCAGCCCGCTCCTGGCGGGCAAGGCCCACTCCAATGGCTCCTACGGCGCGAACGGCGCGACGTCCGACTATCTCGTGGCGCAGCAGCTCGGCGCGTCGAGCGTCTACAAGCAGCTCGTCTACCGCGTGCAGCTCGACGAGTTCAACGGTCACTACGCGGAGATCTCCTACGCCGCCGCGAACAAGCCCGTAAACAACTCGGTCGCCGATCCGGCGCTCGCGTGGCAGTCGCTCTTCGGCTCCTTCGTGCCGCCGGCGCCGCCCGCCGGAGGCGGCGGTGGTGGAGGTGGCGGCGGAGGGACGCCGGTAGGCGGTGGCGGCCCTTCCGCCGCCGACCTCGCGCTGCAGCAAAAGAACCTCCGCTCGACGTAG